In the genome of Thiorhodovibrio winogradskyi, the window TTCTCTTGGTTGAAGTTTGGCCGATTCTAGGGTTCAGCGTTCGGGTGTGACCGTCTTTAGCCGCGAACAGCGCGCCCTGCCTTGCCAACCAAACACGAAAAACCCCGCCCCGTATAAACGGGAGCGGGGTTGGAAGTGGGTGCGTACGTCCGTGACCTTCAGGTCAGGAGAACTGAAAATTAATTCGAGCCTGGCCCCATTTGGCCGATTCGACCCTGCCCCCTTTGCTTCTGATTCAGTAAACTGTCACCAGAACTCCATGACCGCCGGTTTGGCATGGCCCGGTCGCCGAAGGGCGGCGCCGAGACCATGGAGTAACTGCCACCGGAACTCAACAAAAAAACGTGGTCTGTCCCGGTTTTCCCCAAAAAAACGTGGTCTGTCCCGGTTTTCCCCCTTGCATCGCGGGGCGGACCATATATGTCCCCGGAACTGTCCCTGGAACTCCACCCTTTGTCTTCCAATCCGCCGCACCTTGGACTAAACTGCAACGCATCCTTGAAGCATTTCAACCGCACTGCATTTGGGCGCGAAATGAGCTTTCAGGTCAACTACGCGCGGCTGCAAATCCCCTGGTAAAATCACCCGTTGCGGAACAGCCCCACCGGTAACACAGAGAACGGCACATGGCTCTGGCTCAGCAAGACCTGCAACAAATCGGCGAGTACGTCAAAGACCACATTAGTGAGTGGATTGCTGAGCAAAGCCTTGGCAAACCGCCGGTGGTCTATGAGATCGAACTGCGCGAGCGCATGGTGCGCGTCGAGGAAGAACTCAAGCACCAACGCGAGCTGATGCGCGAAGGCTTTGACCAAATCAACAAGCGCTTCGAGCAAGTCGACAAGCGCTTAGACTTGATGAAAGCCGACATGGACAAGCGCTTCGAGCAAGTCGACAAGCGCTTCGACGAGATGATCAAACGCCATGACAAACACTTCATGTGGCTTGTCGGATTCATGGCCACTGGCGTTGGTCTGGTCATCACCGCGATACGCTATCTCTAAACCTCCGCCCCCTCGGGTGCCCAGCTCGGGGCCAACAATCTAAAAGCAGTCAACCCCAAGTTCAACCCATCCAGCTGAGCAAACACCTGCGCAACCGCGCCCCAGGCTCCGCTCATGCTCAGAGATAAACATGAAAAACCCCGCATCGAGAGCTCGGGTGCGGGGTTGGATGGGAGTTTGTGCGTCCGTGCTCTTCATCAGGGTCAAGGGTGCCGGGCTTGGTAAGTGCCGCAGCCGGTGGGCGGCTCGAAAATTAATTCGATCCTGACCCCTTTTGCTCACTTTTGCTCAATTCAATTTTCGGGGCTCTACACCTTCAGGGTCGGCTTCACCCGTTACCTTTGCACCTCGCCTGTTTTCACGCCTACGCATCGTCGCGTCAGTTACCCTTCGCGCCGCAAGGCTTGATACTGGGCTCGCGGCTCACGATTACCCAGGCGGGACTCTAACCCGCTAGAACACGCGGCCTTGCCAGGCCGCACTGACCCCATTAATTCCTAATTCCCCTGCAAGACAACACAAAATGCTCCTGAACAGTAAACTTTGGAGGCTGGAAGCGCAATTCCTGCTAGACTAAACCAGGAGTAACGAGAAAATCTGCTGGTCGCGATACGTTGCCTACACCGGGTCTTGTGTAGACACGATGCTGCGAGCACAACATCGAGTGGTGGCGAATGAAAAAATTCACCCAACCAGCGCCGCTGCACCTGCGCTGCTATGCCGAACAGCAAGCTCCCCGAATGTGGGTCGCTGTATGCATTGATCTTTGCCTGGCCGCCCAAGGCGAGAGCGCTCAGGACGCCAGATGCAAGCTCGACGTGCAGATCGACAGCTATATTGAGGAGGCCAACACCGTTGATCGCGCTTATTACGATCAACTGGTCCCACGCATGGCCCCATGGCGGCAGCGACTGAAGTATTACTTGATCCATTTGCGCCTTGCCGGCTTCTTACTGCGTCACCAGGCGTGCGATTTCGCGCGCAGCGCACAGCCGTCGGTGGCACCCCACCACGCATGAGTCGCTGGCCGAATCTAAGTTGCGCGGAGGTGAAGCGCGCACTGAAGGCACTCGGTTTCTCTCCTGCCAAACGCACTGGCACCTCGCACGAACAGTGGATCAAGCAGGACGGTCAACAGTTCCATAAGGTCACAGTTGATTGTCCGAAGGAGCCATTTACGCTTGATCTTGCTGATTCCATGGCCAAGCAAGCTGGGATCACTCGCCGTGAGCTTTACCGCGCAGCGGATAAGAAACGAAAATGGCACTGGCTCTGGTAGCCAGACCATCACCTCAAGGAAACCACTGCCAGCGAGTGGGGTTTTTGTACGCGATTTTAAACAACCACCCTGAGCCACTCATGCCCCCCAACCGGGGCGTCTTTGCATGCCTAGATTTTAGCAAAAAATAATTCAAACCTGATTCCTTTGATTACCCGGAACTTGCCATTGCACAAGCCAAGATGAACGAGATCAATTCAGTAAACTGTCACCGGAACTGCTCGATTCAGTAAACTGTCACCAGAACTCGGTTTGGCATGGCGCGGTCGCCGAAGGGCGGCGCCGAAACCATGGAGTAACTGCCACCGGAACTCAACAAAAAAACGTGGTCTGTCCCGGTTTTCCGTCCCGGTTTTCCCCCTAAACCTCCGCCCCCTCGGGTGCCCAGCTCGGGGCCAACAATCTAAAAGCAGTCAACCCCAAGTTCAAGCCATCCGGCTGAGCAAACACCTGCGCAACCGCGCCCCAGGCTCCGCTCATGCTCAGAGATAAACATGAAAAACCCCGCATCGAGGGCTCGGGTGCGGGGTTGGATGGGAGTTTGTGCGTCCGTGCTCTTCATCAGGGTCAAGGGTGCCGGGCTTGGTAAGTGCCGCAGCCGGTGGGCGGCTCGAAAATTAATTCGATCCTGACCCCTTTTGCTCGTTTTCTGTTCCCGGAACTCCCAGAACTCTCGCGAAAAACTCCCCAGTAAAGGTTCACCGGAACGCGCGGGAGCTGTTTGAAATGCCGGCTAACAAAGAGGTGTGGAATGTCTCAGCAAGAGCGCTTTGATTATGAGGTTGCGTTTTCGCGCAATATTGGGTGGTTTACTGAAGCCGAGCAAGCGCGTTTGCGCGGCTGCAGGGTGGCTGTTGGGGGCCTGGGCGGGGTTGGCGGCAGCCATTTGCTGACCCTTGCCCGGCTTGGGGTGGGACAGTTCACCATCACAGATCTGGATACCTTTGAGTGGGCGAATATCAATCGGCAGGCGGGCGCGATGAAGTCGACCATGGGCAAGCCCAAGCTGGATGTGCTGGCCAATCAGGTGCGGGACATCAACCCGGAGGTGCAACTGTCACTGATGCCAAATGGACTGAGCCTGGAGAATATCGATGACTTTCTGGACGGCGTTGATTTGTACATGGACAGTCTGGATATGTTCGCGCTGGAGATTCGCCGCAAGGTATTCGCCCGCTGTCATGAGCGCGGCATTCCCGCCGTGACCGCCGCGCCCATGGGAATGGGCACCTCCATGCTTGCCTTCGACCCCAAGGGCATGAGCTTTGAGCAGTATTTCTGCCTGGACGGTTTTGCGTTCGAGGATCAGATTTTAAAGTTTATCGTCGGCGTATCGCCGTCGATGCAGCAGCGGCATTATCTGGTCGATCGCCGCTCGGTAAATCTGTTTAAGAAGAAGGTGCCTTCCACCGCCATTGGCATTGAGTTGGCCGCTGGCGTGGCTTGTACCAATGCGGTGAAATTTCTGCTCCAGCGTGGTGATGTGGTCAGCGTGCCGCACGGGCTGCATTTTGATGCCTATCGCAACAAGCTGATCAAAACCTATCGGCCATGGGGCAATCGCCACCCCATGCAGCGGTTGATGTTTTGGTATATCCGGCGGCTCCTGCTTGATTGACTGACGGGATAAGCTGTTTTTTTACACCAAAAAACAACGCAAAAAGAAGGCGCCCTAATTTTTAGGGCGCCTTCCATATCGGACTAATCAGTTAGCCCATGGATTAAGCATTTACGCAGCGGCCTTTTTGCGACCGAAAGCGCCAAACCCCAGCAAGCCAGCGCCCAGCAATGCGAGTGATGCTGGCTCGGGTACGTCAAACTTAATGCTCCCGTTATGGTTGCCCGAAAGCATTGCCACCGTCGGATCTGCAGTGAACGTCACTTCTTCGTCGTCAAGATTCTGGTCAAGCACCCAGCGCACCTCAACGGGTGGCACACAGGTTGCAAGGTCATAGAAGCTACTGCCAGATCCGGCACACGAGGCCCCTGTGGTATTGAAGAAGTCTTGGAAAAGCGGGTCTTCGTCACCGCTGAAGGAAACAAAGCCGTTTACGATAAAGTTTTGGTTATTGCTGTTGTCGCTTCCGGTCACGGTCATGTCAAAGATATTGATGAATTCAAGGCCGCCGCCGGAAGTAAGAGGATCGGCGTCTCGGACAAGAAAGACCTCAATGAGGCCGGAGTTGTATTTCAAGCTCTCGACTGTACTGCCAGAAGCGGCGGTAATTTCCCCTTGGAGTTCGAAGTCAAAGGACAACCCCCAACTGCCGCTAAAAACATCAAAGAAAATGGAATCATTTACGAAGCCAGCTGAAGCGTTACCGGGCAAAAAGCCGCTGATGCGGTTATAGCCATAGCCGATGTCATTAAAGCCATCTACACCAAGACCGCCAATGGTGGTAATCGCGTCACCAACCAGGTTCGCGTCGTCCAGGGTGATCGTCGTTTCAGAGTTGTAGCTGAAATCCATCTGCGTCTTTAAGCCAGAGCAGGTAGCACAGACCGTTGCATCGAAGGTTCCAGAAATCCCGACCCCTGTGCCGTCGGTATCGACGAAAAATGGAGTAGCACCCGCCTGCGCAGCCGCCATCGTCAGCGCAAACCCCACAAAATGCTTCTTGTGCAATTTCATTTCTTTGTTCCCCAGTAAGTTGAATTTGTTCATGGACAGGACCGATCTCACCAACCCTCCACGCAAATCTCTAAAGCAATCCAGATGCCAACTTATAACATATTGTTTCAA includes:
- a CDS encoding ThiF family adenylyltransferase translates to MSQQERFDYEVAFSRNIGWFTEAEQARLRGCRVAVGGLGGVGGSHLLTLARLGVGQFTITDLDTFEWANINRQAGAMKSTMGKPKLDVLANQVRDINPEVQLSLMPNGLSLENIDDFLDGVDLYMDSLDMFALEIRRKVFARCHERGIPAVTAAPMGMGTSMLAFDPKGMSFEQYFCLDGFAFEDQILKFIVGVSPSMQQRHYLVDRRSVNLFKKKVPSTAIGIELAAGVACTNAVKFLLQRGDVVSVPHGLHFDAYRNKLIKTYRPWGNRHPMQRLMFWYIRRLLLD
- a CDS encoding type II toxin-antitoxin system HicA family toxin gives rise to the protein MKRALKALGFSPAKRTGTSHEQWIKQDGQQFHKVTVDCPKEPFTLDLADSMAKQAGITRRELYRAADKKRKWHWLW
- a CDS encoding PEP-CTERM sorting domain-containing protein, coding for MNKFNLLGNKEMKLHKKHFVGFALTMAAAQAGATPFFVDTDGTGVGISGTFDATVCATCSGLKTQMDFSYNSETTITLDDANLVGDAITTIGGLGVDGFNDIGYGYNRISGFLPGNASAGFVNDSIFFDVFSGSWGLSFDFELQGEITAASGSTVESLKYNSGLIEVFLVRDADPLTSGGGLEFINIFDMTVTGSDNSNNQNFIVNGFVSFSGDEDPLFQDFFNTTGASCAGSGSSFYDLATCVPPVEVRWVLDQNLDDEEVTFTADPTVAMLSGNHNGSIKFDVPEPASLALLGAGLLGFGAFGRKKAAA